A DNA window from Streptococcus mutans contains the following coding sequences:
- a CDS encoding SH3 domain-containing protein: MKRIDINHQAQRFSIRKYAFGAASVLIGCVFFLGTQNVSAQEQGTQLPASENAVVNVAENSVAISQAVADKAAAQTTLTETPQVEVEEKENKVNAPALNVDDKGAKSKEDVNPTVSKTASEVEASAVTATDTKNSNPQVNAKTDSSEKDENKMVTSAPAKETEAEQNEKAVAENLIQRQAKAVSIPSQGNYVFQETTPVKNAASMSSPTQFNFDKGDKVFYDKVLEADGHQWISYVSYSGIRRYAPIAVTIEELKQKEIVQQNLPAQGTYHFTKQADVKNDAKLSSPTQFSFYNGDHVFYDKVLEADGHQWISYVSYSGIRRYVVIGKLTTQPSPIETKVSGTIVIQNKTAQQFDVIISNVSSTQGIKEVLVPVWSEQNGQDDIVWYQATKQGEGVYKVTIKVSDHKNNSGNYHVHLYYLLDNGEQRGVGATMTEVEAPKPVETTGIISIANKSSQGFDVLITNASSTQDIKEVLVPVWSEQNGQDDIIWYQATKQGEGVYKVAVKVSDHKNDSGNYNIHLYYRLSTGELRVVGGKTTTVEAPNRVNLPAQGTYVFTNKVEVKNEARTSSPTQFTFNKGESIYYDSILNADGHQWISYRSYSGIRRYIIID, from the coding sequence ATGAAAAGAATTGATATTAATCATCAAGCACAACGTTTTTCTATTCGTAAATATGCATTTGGAGCTGCATCTGTTTTAATTGGCTGTGTCTTTTTTCTAGGTACCCAAAATGTTTCTGCACAAGAGCAGGGAACTCAATTGCCAGCAAGTGAAAACGCAGTTGTAAACGTGGCTGAAAATTCGGTTGCTATCAGCCAAGCAGTTGCAGATAAGGCAGCAGCTCAAACAACTCTAACAGAAACACCCCAAGTTGAAGTTGAGGAGAAAGAAAATAAGGTAAATGCTCCTGCTTTAAATGTCGATGACAAAGGTGCAAAATCCAAAGAAGATGTGAACCCTACTGTTTCAAAGACAGCAAGTGAAGTGGAAGCTTCTGCAGTAACTGCTACTGATACTAAAAATTCAAATCCACAAGTCAATGCTAAAACTGACTCAAGTGAAAAAGACGAAAATAAAATGGTCACCTCGGCTCCAGCTAAGGAGACTGAGGCAGAACAAAATGAGAAAGCGGTAGCAGAAAATCTTATACAAAGACAAGCTAAGGCTGTCTCAATTCCATCGCAAGGCAATTATGTTTTCCAAGAAACAACTCCTGTAAAAAATGCAGCCAGTATGTCCAGCCCAACCCAATTTAACTTTGATAAAGGAGATAAGGTTTTTTATGATAAGGTTTTAGAAGCGGATGGACATCAATGGATTAGCTATGTGTCTTACAGTGGTATTCGTCGCTATGCTCCTATTGCTGTGACAATTGAAGAATTGAAGCAAAAAGAAATTGTTCAGCAAAATTTACCGGCACAAGGAACTTATCACTTTACTAAACAAGCAGACGTTAAAAATGATGCTAAACTGTCTAGTCCGACCCAATTCTCGTTTTACAACGGAGATCACGTTTTTTATGATAAGGTTTTAGAAGCGGATGGACATCAATGGATTAGCTATGTGTCCTACAGTGGTATCCGTCGTTATGTTGTTATTGGAAAGCTTACGACACAACCCTCTCCAATTGAAACTAAAGTGTCAGGTACTATTGTCATCCAAAATAAAACGGCTCAACAATTCGATGTTATCATTTCTAATGTTTCCAGCACTCAAGGCATAAAAGAGGTATTAGTGCCAGTTTGGTCGGAGCAAAACGGGCAGGATGACATTGTCTGGTATCAAGCAACTAAACAAGGCGAAGGCGTTTATAAGGTGACCATTAAGGTCAGTGACCATAAAAATAATAGCGGTAACTATCATGTCCATCTTTATTATCTTTTGGATAATGGTGAACAAAGAGGAGTCGGGGCAACAATGACTGAGGTGGAAGCACCGAAGCCTGTAGAAACAACAGGTATCATTAGCATTGCCAATAAGAGCAGCCAAGGATTTGATGTTTTGATTACTAATGCTTCCAGCACTCAAGACATAAAAGAGGTTTTAGTGCCGGTTTGGTCAGAACAAAACGGACAGGATGACATTATTTGGTATCAAGCAACTAAACAAGGCGAAGGCGTTTATAAGGTGGCCGTTAAGGTCAGTGACCATAAAAATGACAGTGGTAACTATAACATTCACCTTTATTATCGCCTTTCAACTGGTGAATTAAGAGTTGTTGGAGGAAAGACAACGACAGTAGAAGCCCCTAATAGAGTCAATCTTCCAGCACAAGGAACTTATGTTTTCACTAATAAAGTTGAGGTTAAAAATGAGGCCAGAACATCTAGTCCAACTCAGTTTACCTTTAATAAAGGAGAAAGTATTTACTATGACAGTATCTTGAATGCTGATGGACATCAATGGATTAGCTATCGTTCCTACAGTGGTATTCGTCGTTATATTATCATTGATTGA
- a CDS encoding DEAD/DEAH box helicase, which translates to MKFTELHLAEDILSAVAKVGFVEPSPIQELTIPLALEGKDVIGQAQTGTGKTAAFGLPTLNKIDVTNNVVQALVIAPTRELAVQSQEELFRFGREKKVKVRSVYGGSSIEKQIKALKSGAHIVVGTPGRLLDLIKRKALKLNHVETLILDEADEMLNMGFLEDIEAIISRVPETRQTLLFSATMPDAIKRIGVKFMKEPEHVKIAAKELTTDLVDQYYIRVKENEKFDTMTRLMDVEQPELSIVFGRTKRRVDELTRGLKLRGYRAEGIHGDLDQGKRLRVLRDFKNDNLDILVATDVAARGLDISGVTHVYNYDIPQDPESYVHRIGRTGRAGKHGQSITFVAPNEMGYLQIIEKLTKKRMKGMKPATAQEAFQASKKVALKKIERDFADEKIRSNFDKFTKDAEKLAAEFSPEELAQYILTLTVQDPEMLPKVEIAREKPLPFKFAGKGKGGNRRREDRRGGRDSRRNYRDGGRREFKRTSNKNRKDFENKSNKRPHRTSSEKKSGFTIRNKGDR; encoded by the coding sequence TTGAAATTTACAGAATTACATTTGGCGGAAGACATTCTTTCTGCTGTTGCAAAAGTCGGCTTTGTTGAGCCATCACCTATCCAAGAATTGACTATTCCTCTTGCCCTTGAAGGAAAAGATGTTATTGGTCAAGCACAAACTGGGACAGGAAAAACAGCAGCCTTTGGTCTGCCAACCCTGAATAAGATTGACGTGACCAATAACGTTGTTCAAGCCCTTGTTATTGCGCCAACGCGAGAATTGGCTGTTCAAAGTCAAGAGGAGCTCTTTCGTTTTGGGCGTGAAAAGAAAGTTAAAGTTCGTTCGGTTTATGGTGGTTCAAGCATTGAAAAACAAATTAAGGCTCTTAAATCAGGAGCCCATATTGTTGTTGGGACACCGGGACGTCTGCTTGATTTGATTAAACGCAAGGCGCTTAAATTAAATCATGTGGAAACCCTTATTTTGGATGAAGCAGATGAAATGCTCAACATGGGCTTTTTAGAAGATATTGAAGCCATTATTTCACGTGTACCAGAAACACGCCAAACCTTGCTCTTTTCAGCAACCATGCCAGATGCCATCAAACGTATTGGCGTAAAGTTCATGAAAGAACCAGAACATGTTAAGATTGCTGCCAAAGAATTAACAACAGATTTGGTGGATCAATATTATATCCGTGTCAAGGAAAATGAAAAATTTGATACGATGACCCGTCTTATGGATGTGGAACAGCCAGAACTTTCTATCGTTTTTGGCCGTACTAAGCGCCGTGTTGATGAGTTAACAAGAGGATTAAAACTGCGTGGCTATCGTGCGGAAGGGATCCATGGGGATCTCGATCAAGGGAAACGTCTGCGTGTTCTTCGGGATTTTAAAAATGATAACCTTGACATTTTGGTCGCGACAGATGTGGCGGCTCGTGGTCTCGATATTTCGGGCGTCACTCATGTTTATAACTATGATATTCCGCAAGACCCTGAAAGTTATGTTCATCGCATTGGTCGTACAGGTCGTGCTGGTAAGCACGGTCAGTCAATCACTTTTGTGGCTCCCAATGAAATGGGCTATCTTCAAATTATTGAAAAGCTCACTAAAAAACGCATGAAAGGCATGAAACCCGCTACAGCGCAAGAAGCCTTTCAAGCAAGCAAAAAAGTGGCCCTCAAAAAGATTGAGCGTGACTTTGCTGATGAAAAGATTCGTTCTAATTTTGATAAGTTTACCAAAGATGCTGAAAAATTAGCTGCTGAATTTTCACCAGAAGAATTAGCACAATATATCTTGACTCTAACTGTTCAAGATCCAGAAATGCTGCCTAAGGTTGAAATTGCTCGCGAAAAACCCTTGCCATTTAAATTTGCTGGCAAAGGAAAGGGCGGCAATCGTCGTCGTGAGGATCGTCGGGGAGGTCGCGACAGTCGCCGTAATTATCGTGACGGTGGCCGTCGTGAATTTAAACGGACTTCTAACAAAAATCGCAAAGATTTTGAAAATAAGAGCAATAAACGTCCTCACCGTACTTCCAGCGAAAAGAAAAGCGGCTTTACCATTCGCAATAAAGGTGACAGATAA
- a CDS encoding peptide chain release factor 3 — protein MNLQEEIKKRRTFAIISHPDAGKTTITEQLLYFGGEIREAGTVKGKKTGNFAKSDWMDIEKQRGISVTSSVMQFDYAGKRVNILDTPGHEDFSEDTYRTLMAVDAAVMVVDSAKGIEAQTKKLFEVVKHRGIPIFTFINKLDRDGREPLDLLEELEEVLGIASYPMNWPIGMGRSFEGLYDLYNQRLELYKGDERFASIEDGDKLFANNPFYEQAKEDIELLTEAGNEFSEEAILKGELTPVFFGSALTNFGVQTFLDSFLAFAPEPHGHKTTDDKVIDPLDKDFSGFVFKIQANMDPRHRDRIAFVRIVSGEFERGMSVNLARTGKSVKLSNVTQFMAESRENVENAVAGDIIGVYDTGTYQVGDTLTVGKNKFEFEPLPTFTPELFMKVSAKNVMKQKSFHKGIEQLVQEGAIQLYTNYQTGEYMLGAVGQLQFEVFKHRMENEYNAEVIMTPMGKKTVRWIKEEDLDERMSSSRNILAKDRFNKPVFLFENDFSLHWFADKYPDIVLEEKM, from the coding sequence ATGAACTTACAAGAAGAAATTAAGAAACGTCGAACCTTTGCCATCATTTCCCACCCGGATGCTGGTAAGACGACGATTACGGAGCAGTTGCTCTATTTTGGAGGTGAAATCCGAGAGGCTGGTACTGTTAAAGGAAAGAAAACCGGTAATTTTGCCAAATCTGACTGGATGGATATTGAAAAACAGCGTGGGATTTCCGTAACTTCATCTGTCATGCAGTTTGACTATGCGGGTAAGCGGGTCAATATCCTTGATACACCTGGGCATGAGGACTTTTCTGAGGATACTTACCGAACACTAATGGCGGTAGATGCTGCTGTTATGGTCGTGGACTCTGCCAAGGGGATCGAAGCACAGACAAAAAAGCTTTTTGAAGTTGTCAAGCATCGTGGTATCCCTATCTTTACTTTTATCAATAAATTGGACCGTGATGGTCGCGAACCGCTGGATTTATTGGAAGAATTAGAAGAGGTATTGGGGATTGCTTCTTATCCTATGAATTGGCCTATTGGTATGGGAAGATCTTTTGAGGGTCTCTATGATTTGTACAATCAGCGTCTTGAACTCTACAAAGGTGATGAGCGTTTTGCTTCTATTGAAGATGGTGACAAGCTCTTTGCTAATAATCCCTTCTATGAACAAGCTAAAGAAGATATTGAACTTTTGACTGAAGCGGGAAATGAATTTTCAGAAGAAGCCATTTTAAAGGGTGAGCTGACGCCTGTCTTCTTTGGCTCAGCCCTAACCAACTTTGGTGTTCAAACTTTCTTGGATTCTTTCTTAGCATTTGCACCAGAACCACACGGTCACAAGACCACTGACGATAAGGTGATTGATCCTTTAGATAAAGACTTTTCAGGCTTTGTTTTTAAAATCCAAGCTAATATGGATCCTCGCCACCGAGATCGTATTGCCTTTGTGCGGATTGTCTCAGGTGAATTTGAACGCGGCATGTCTGTCAACCTTGCCCGCACTGGTAAGAGCGTTAAGCTGTCAAACGTCACTCAGTTTATGGCAGAATCTCGTGAGAATGTAGAAAATGCTGTCGCTGGTGATATTATCGGAGTTTACGATACAGGAACTTATCAGGTTGGTGATACCCTAACTGTTGGTAAAAATAAATTTGAATTTGAGCCACTGCCGACCTTTACACCAGAGCTCTTTATGAAAGTTTCTGCTAAAAATGTTATGAAGCAGAAGTCTTTTCATAAAGGCATTGAGCAATTGGTGCAAGAAGGTGCTATACAGCTTTATACCAACTATCAAACTGGTGAATATATGCTTGGAGCAGTCGGTCAGCTCCAGTTTGAAGTTTTCAAACACCGCATGGAAAATGAATACAATGCGGAGGTTATCATGACACCCATGGGTAAGAAAACGGTGCGTTGGATTAAGGAGGAAGATCTTGATGAACGTATGTCTTCCAGCCGTAATATATTGGCTAAAGACCGCTTTAACAAGCCCGTTTTCCTCTTTGAAAATGACTTTTCTCTTCATTGGTTTGCAGATAAATATCCAGATATAGTTTTGGAAGAGAAGATGTAA
- the spaP gene encoding cell surface antigen I/II → MKVKKTYGFRKSKISKTLCGAVLGTVAAVSVAGQKVFADETTTTSDVDTKVVGTQTGNPATNLPEAQGSASKEAEQSQNQAGETNGSIPVEVPKTDLDQAAKDAKSAGVNVVQDADVNKGTVKTAEEAVQKETEIKEDYTKQAEDIKKTTDQYKSDVAAHEAEVAKIKAKNQATKEQYEKDMAAHKAEVERINAANAASKTAYEAKLAQYQADLAAVQKTNAANQAAYQKALAAYQAELKRVQEANAAAKAAYDTAVAANNAKNTEIAAANEEIRKRNATAKAEYETKLAQYQAELKRVQEANAANEADYQAKLTAYQTELARVQKANADAKAAYEAAVAANNAKNAALTAENTAIKQRNENAKATYEAALKQYEADLAAVKKANAANEADYQAKLTAYQTELARVQKANADAKAAYEAAVAANNAANAALTAENTAIKKRNADAKADYEAKLAKYQADLAKYQKDLADYPVKLKAYEDEQASIKAALAELEKHKNEDGNLTEPSAQNLVYDLEPNANLSLTTDGKFLKASAVDDAFSKSTSKAKYDQKILQLDDLDITNLEQSNDVASSMELYGNFGDKAGWSTTVSNNSQVKWGSVLLERGQSATATYTNLQNSYYNGKKISKIVYKYTVDPKSKFQGQKVWLGIFTDPTLGVFASAYTGQVEKNTSIFIKNEFTFYDEDGKPINFDNALLSVASLNRENNSIEMAKDYTGKFVKISGSSIGEKNGMIYATDTLNFRQGQGGARWTMYTRASEPGSGWDSSDAPNSWYGAGAIRMSGPNNSVTLGAISSTLVVPADPTMAIETGKKPNIWYSLNGKIRAVNVPKVTKEKPTPPVKPTAPTKPTYETEKPLKPAPVAPNYEKEPTPPTRTPNQAEPNKPTPPTYETEKPLEPAPVEPSYEAEPTPPTRTPDQAEPNKPTPPTYETEKPLEPAPVEPSYEAEPTPPTPTPDQPEPNKPVEPTYEVIPTPPTDPVYQDLPTPPSVPTVHFHYFKLAVQPQVNKEIRNNNDVNIDRTLVAKQSVVKFQLKTADLPAGRDETTSFVLVDPLPSGYQFNPEATKAASPGFDVAYDNATNTVTFKATAATLAMFNADLTKSVATIYPTVVGQVLNDGATYKNNFTLTVNDAYGIKSNVVRVTTPGKPNDPDNPNNNYIKPTKINKNENGVVIDGKTVLAGSTNYYELTWDLDQYKNDRSSADTIQKGFYYVDDYPEEALELRQDLVKITDANGNEVTGVSVDNYTSLEAAPQEIRDVLSKAGIRPKGAFQIFRADNPREFYDTYVKTGIDLKIVSPMVVKKQMGQTGGSYENQAYQIDFGNGYASNIVINNVPKINPKKDVTLTLDPADTNNVDGQTIPLNTVFNYRLIGGIIPADHSEELFEYNFYDDYDQTGDHYTGQYKVFAKVDITFKDGSIIKSGAELTQYTTAEVDTAKGAITIKFKEAFLRSVSIDSAFQAESYIQMKRIAVGTFENTYINTVNGVTYSSNTVKTTTPEDPTDPTDPQDPSSPRTSTVINYKPQSTAYQPSSVQETLPNTGVTNNAYMPLLGIIGLVTSFSLLGLKAKKD, encoded by the coding sequence ATGAAAGTCAAAAAAACTTACGGTTTTCGTAAAAGTAAAATTAGTAAAACACTGTGTGGTGCTGTTCTAGGAACAGTAGCAGCAGTCTCTGTAGCAGGACAAAAGGTTTTTGCCGATGAAACGACCACTACTAGTGATGTAGATACTAAAGTAGTTGGAACACAAACTGGAAATCCAGCGACCAATTTGCCAGAGGCTCAAGGGAGTGCGAGTAAGGAAGCTGAACAAAGTCAAAACCAAGCTGGAGAGACAAATGGTTCAATACCAGTTGAAGTACCTAAAACTGATCTTGATCAAGCAGCAAAAGATGCTAAGTCTGCTGGTGTCAATGTTGTCCAAGATGCCGATGTTAATAAAGGAACTGTTAAAACAGCTGAAGAAGCAGTCCAAAAAGAAACTGAAATTAAAGAAGATTACACAAAACAAGCTGAGGATATTAAGAAGACAACAGATCAATATAAATCGGATGTAGCTGCTCATGAGGCAGAAGTTGCTAAAATCAAAGCTAAAAATCAGGCAACTAAAGAACAGTATGAAAAAGATATGGCAGCTCATAAAGCCGAGGTTGAACGCATTAATGCTGCAAATGCTGCCAGTAAAACAGCTTATGAAGCTAAATTGGCTCAATATCAAGCAGATTTAGCAGCCGTTCAAAAAACCAATGCTGCCAATCAAGCAGCCTATCAAAAAGCCCTTGCTGCTTATCAGGCTGAACTGAAACGTGTTCAGGAAGCTAATGCAGCCGCCAAAGCCGCTTATGATACTGCTGTAGCAGCAAATAATGCTAAAAATACAGAAATTGCCGCTGCCAATGAAGAAATTAGAAAACGCAATGCAACGGCCAAAGCTGAATATGAGACTAAGTTAGCTCAATATCAAGCTGAACTAAAGCGTGTTCAGGAAGCTAATGCAGCAAACGAAGCAGACTATCAAGCTAAATTGACTGCTTATCAAACAGAGCTCGCTCGCGTTCAAAAGGCCAATGCGGATGCTAAAGCGGCCTATGAAGCAGCTGTAGCAGCAAATAATGCCAAAAATGCGGCACTCACAGCTGAAAATACTGCAATTAAGCAACGCAATGAGAATGCTAAGGCGACTTATGAAGCTGCACTCAAGCAATATGAGGCCGATTTGGCAGCGGTGAAAAAAGCTAATGCCGCAAACGAAGCAGACTATCAAGCTAAATTGACCGCCTATCAAACAGAGCTCGCTCGCGTTCAAAAAGCCAATGCGGATGCTAAAGCGGCCTATGAAGCAGCTGTAGCAGCAAATAATGCCGCAAATGCAGCGCTCACAGCTGAAAATACTGCAATTAAAAAGCGCAATGCGGATGCTAAAGCTGATTACGAAGCAAAACTTGCTAAGTATCAAGCAGATCTTGCCAAATATCAAAAAGATTTAGCAGACTATCCAGTTAAGTTAAAGGCATACGAAGATGAACAAGCTTCTATTAAAGCTGCACTGGCAGAACTTGAAAAACATAAAAATGAAGACGGAAACTTAACAGAACCATCTGCTCAAAATTTGGTCTATGATCTTGAGCCAAATGCGAACTTATCTTTGACAACAGATGGGAAGTTCCTTAAGGCTTCTGCTGTGGATGATGCTTTTAGCAAAAGCACTTCAAAAGCAAAATATGACCAAAAAATTCTTCAATTAGATGATCTAGATATCACTAACTTAGAACAATCTAATGATGTTGCTTCTTCTATGGAGCTTTATGGGAATTTTGGTGATAAAGCTGGCTGGTCAACGACAGTAAGCAATAACTCACAGGTTAAATGGGGATCGGTACTTTTAGAGCGCGGTCAAAGCGCAACAGCTACATACACTAACCTGCAGAATTCTTATTACAATGGTAAAAAGATTTCTAAAATTGTCTACAAGTATACAGTGGACCCTAAGTCCAAGTTTCAAGGTCAAAAGGTTTGGTTAGGTATTTTTACCGATCCAACTTTAGGTGTTTTTGCTTCCGCTTATACAGGTCAAGTTGAAAAAAACACTTCTATTTTTATTAAAAATGAATTTACTTTCTATGACGAAGATGGAAAACCAATTAATTTTGATAATGCCCTTCTCTCAGTAGCTTCTCTTAACCGTGAAAATAATTCTATTGAGATGGCCAAAGATTATACGGGTAAATTTGTCAAAATCTCTGGATCATCTATCGGTGAAAAGAATGGCATGATTTATGCTACAGATACTCTCAACTTTAGGCAGGGTCAAGGTGGTGCTCGTTGGACCATGTATACCAGAGCTAGCGAACCGGGATCTGGCTGGGATAGTTCAGATGCGCCTAACTCTTGGTATGGTGCTGGTGCTATCCGCATGTCTGGTCCTAATAACAGTGTGACTTTGGGTGCTATCTCATCAACACTTGTTGTGCCTGCTGATCCTACAATGGCAATTGAAACCGGCAAAAAACCAAATATTTGGTATTCTTTAAATGGTAAAATCCGTGCGGTTAATGTTCCTAAAGTTACTAAGGAAAAACCCACACCTCCGGTTAAACCAACAGCTCCAACTAAACCAACTTATGAAACAGAAAAGCCATTAAAACCGGCACCAGTAGCTCCAAATTATGAAAAGGAGCCAACACCGCCGACAAGAACACCGAATCAAGCAGAGCCAAACAAACCCACACCGCCGACCTATGAAACAGAAAAGCCGTTGGAGCCAGCACCTGTTGAGCCAAGCTATGAAGCAGAGCCAACACCGCCGACAAGGACACCGGATCAGGCAGAGCCAAATAAACCCACACCGCCGACCTATGAAACAGAAAAGCCGTTGGAGCCAGCACCTGTTGAGCCAAGCTATGAAGCAGAGCCAACGCCACCGACACCAACACCAGATCAACCAGAACCAAACAAACCTGTTGAGCCAACTTATGAGGTTATTCCAACACCGCCGACTGATCCTGTTTATCAAGATCTTCCAACACCTCCATCTGTACCAACTGTTCATTTCCATTACTTTAAACTAGCTGTTCAGCCGCAGGTTAACAAAGAAATTAGAAACAATAACGATGTTAATATTGACAGAACTTTGGTGGCTAAACAATCTGTTGTTAAGTTCCAGCTGAAGACAGCAGATCTCCCTGCTGGACGTGATGAAACAACTTCCTTTGTCTTGGTAGATCCCCTGCCATCTGGTTATCAATTTAATCCTGAAGCTACAAAAGCTGCCAGCCCTGGCTTTGATGTCGCTTATGATAATGCAACTAATACAGTCACCTTCAAGGCAACTGCAGCAACTTTGGCTATGTTTAATGCTGATTTGACTAAGTCAGTGGCAACGATTTATCCAACAGTGGTCGGACAAGTTCTTAACGATGGCGCAACTTATAAGAATAATTTCACACTCACAGTCAATGATGCTTATGGCATTAAATCCAATGTTGTTCGGGTGACAACTCCTGGTAAACCAAATGATCCAGATAACCCAAATAATAATTATATTAAACCAACTAAGATTAATAAAAACGAAAATGGCGTTGTTATTGATGGTAAAACAGTTCTTGCCGGTTCAACGAATTATTATGAGCTAACTTGGGATTTGGATCAATATAAAAACGACCGCTCTTCAGCAGATACCATTCAAAAAGGATTTTACTATGTAGATGATTATCCAGAAGAAGCGCTTGAATTGCGTCAGGATTTAGTGAAGATTACAGATGCTAATGGTAATGAAGTTACTGGTGTTAGTGTGGATAATTATACTAGTCTTGAAGCAGCCCCTCAAGAAATTAGAGATGTTCTTTCTAAGGCAGGAATTAGACCTAAAGGTGCTTTCCAAATTTTCCGTGCTGATAATCCAAGAGAATTTTATGATACTTATGTCAAAACTGGAATTGATTTGAAGATTGTATCACCAATGGTTGTTAAAAAACAAATGGGACAAACAGGCGGCAGTTATGAAAATCAAGCTTACCAAATTGACTTTGGTAATGGTTATGCATCAAATATCGTTATCAATAATGTTCCTAAGATTAACCCTAAGAAAGATGTGACCTTAACACTTGATCCGGCTGATACAAATAATGTTGATGGTCAGACTATTCCACTTAATACAGTCTTTAATTACCGTTTGATTGGTGGCATTATCCCTGCAGATCACTCAGAAGAACTCTTTGAATACAATTTTTATGATGATTATGATCAAACAGGAGATCACTATACTGGTCAGTATAAAGTTTTTGCTAAGGTTGATATCACTTTTAAAGACGGTTCTATTATCAAGTCAGGTGCTGAGTTAACTCAGTATACGACAGCGGAAGTTGATACCGCTAAAGGTGCTATCACAATTAAGTTCAAGGAAGCCTTTCTGCGTTCTGTTTCAATTGATTCAGCCTTCCAAGCTGAAAGTTATATCCAAATGAAACGTATTGCGGTTGGTACTTTTGAAAATACTTATATTAATACTGTCAATGGGGTAACTTACAGTTCAAATACAGTGAAAACAACTACTCCTGAGGATCCTACAGACCCTACTGATCCGCAAGATCCATCATCACCGCGGACTTCAACTGTAATTAACTACAAACCTCAATCAACTGCTTATCAACCAAGCTCTGTTCAAGAAACATTACCAAATACGGGAGTAACAAACAATGCTTATATGCCTTTACTTGGTATTATTGGCTTAGTTACTAGTTTTAGTTTGCTTGGCTTAAAGGCTAAGAAAGATTGA